A genomic region of Candidatus Kapaibacterium sp. contains the following coding sequences:
- the purB gene encoding adenylosuccinate lyase — MIARYTLPQMGKIWTDETKYAIWLEIEILACEAQAELGIIPKEAAKFIRENAKIDIERINKIEETTKHDIIAFLTNVEEYIGDKSAYMHVGMTSSDVLDTCLAVQIKDAGDILLEDLNVLSEVLAIKAREYKHTVCVGRSHGIHAEAMTFGMKIAIWYDENKRNIERLKHALEDCRYGMISGAVGTYEHLSPEVEEYVCEKLGLKPVNASSQVIQRDSHAFFIATLAVIATTLEKIGVEIRHLQRTEVREAEEFFSKGQKGSSAMPHKRNPIASENICGQARLIRSYAIAAMENNALWHERDISHSSVERNIFPDATVTLDYIIQRTSKLLGNLVVYPERMLDNLNLTFGLIHSQKVLLELARRGFPRQKAYEIVQRCAMRTWDEKKPFYESLIEDAELMQNITAEELSKLLSYDKVFESVDYIFKRCGL; from the coding sequence ATGATAGCACGATATACATTGCCCCAAATGGGCAAAATTTGGACTGACGAAACGAAATATGCAATTTGGCTCGAAATCGAAATTTTAGCTTGCGAAGCCCAAGCAGAATTAGGAATAATTCCAAAAGAAGCTGCAAAATTTATTCGCGAAAACGCAAAAATTGACATTGAGCGGATTAACAAAATCGAAGAAACCACCAAGCACGATATAATTGCATTCCTTACTAATGTCGAAGAGTACATAGGCGATAAATCGGCTTATATGCACGTTGGGATGACTTCCAGCGACGTATTGGATACTTGTCTTGCAGTGCAGATAAAAGACGCCGGAGACATCTTGCTTGAAGATTTAAACGTGCTTTCCGAAGTGCTGGCAATCAAAGCGCGCGAGTACAAGCATACTGTTTGCGTTGGTCGAAGCCATGGCATTCATGCCGAAGCTATGACTTTCGGGATGAAAATTGCAATTTGGTATGATGAGAATAAACGCAACATCGAGCGCCTTAAACATGCACTCGAAGACTGCCGCTACGGTATGATTAGCGGTGCAGTCGGCACATACGAGCATTTATCACCGGAAGTGGAAGAATATGTATGCGAAAAACTCGGGCTGAAGCCTGTCAATGCATCATCGCAAGTGATTCAGCGCGATTCTCATGCCTTTTTCATCGCAACTTTAGCTGTAATTGCCACAACATTAGAAAAAATCGGTGTCGAAATCAGACATTTGCAAAGAACTGAAGTGCGTGAAGCTGAGGAATTTTTCTCGAAAGGGCAAAAAGGCAGTTCCGCAATGCCGCACAAACGCAACCCGATAGCCTCAGAAAATATTTGCGGGCAAGCTCGTTTAATCAGGTCATATGCAATAGCAGCGATGGAAAATAATGCACTTTGGCACGAACGCGACATTTCGCACAGTAGCGTAGAACGAAATATTTTCCCTGATGCAACTGTTACACTTGATTATATCATCCAACGGACATCAAAGCTGCTGGGTAATCTCGTCGTATATCCGGAAAGGATGTTGGATAATTTGAATTTGACATTTGGATTGATTCATTCCCAAAAAGTATTACTTGAGCTTGCTCGACGCGGATTTCCACGCCAAAAGGCATATGAAATTGTACAGCGATGCGCCATGAGAACTTGGGATGAGAAGAAACCGTTCTACGAATCACTCATTGAAGATGCCGAATTGATGCAAAATATTACGGCTGAAGAATTAAGCAAATTACTAAGCTACGACAAGGTTTTCGAGAGCGTAGATTATATTTTTAAAAGATGTGGATTATAA
- a CDS encoding zinc-binding dehydrogenase, giving the protein MKAVIINEHGSADVLQYTEDFPTPTPADNEVLLKVHAVSLNRVDTVVRKGYPGQTIPMPHILGGDMAGVVEQTAKNSDKFEVGDRVVVYPIKLPEERDPHYGENTFLNDGWQFFGMQRHGAYAEYIAVPEENLVKISDNVSFEEAAALPIAGLTAYHAIFGTVDLKSDDVFFIWGGSGGLGTFAVQLAKQKGAKVIATVGKNEKKSVLESLGADLVLNHHEDDVVAETRKFAPKGVDLLIDYVGPATFDKSFSLVRKNGTIVACGMLTGMEVKLHYQQFYFRHLNLRGIFLGPMNEFVEFVEMKNQGQIKSHIHQVIDLKDAADAHRLLESGNYVGKIVLKIS; this is encoded by the coding sequence ATGAAAGCTGTTATAATAAATGAACATGGTTCAGCAGATGTACTGCAATACACGGAAGATTTCCCGACACCGACTCCGGCGGACAATGAAGTTTTGCTCAAAGTTCACGCTGTCTCGTTAAATCGCGTTGACACTGTTGTTCGGAAGGGATATCCCGGGCAAACTATACCGATGCCTCACATTCTCGGAGGTGATATGGCAGGCGTTGTGGAGCAAACTGCAAAAAATTCGGACAAATTTGAAGTGGGGGATAGAGTTGTCGTTTATCCTATTAAATTGCCCGAAGAACGCGACCCACACTACGGTGAAAACACCTTCTTGAATGACGGTTGGCAATTTTTCGGAATGCAACGCCATGGCGCCTATGCCGAATATATCGCAGTTCCTGAAGAAAATTTAGTCAAAATTTCCGACAATGTATCTTTTGAAGAAGCTGCGGCATTGCCTATTGCGGGATTGACAGCATATCATGCAATTTTCGGAACTGTTGACCTCAAGTCCGATGATGTATTTTTCATTTGGGGCGGTTCAGGTGGCTTGGGCACATTTGCGGTTCAATTAGCTAAACAAAAAGGTGCAAAAGTAATCGCAACCGTTGGCAAAAATGAGAAAAAAAGTGTCCTTGAGAGCTTGGGTGCTGATTTAGTGCTTAATCATCACGAAGACGACGTTGTTGCCGAAACACGCAAATTCGCTCCCAAAGGAGTTGATTTGTTGATTGATTACGTCGGTCCGGCAACTTTTGACAAAAGTTTCTCGCTCGTTCGCAAGAATGGAACTATCGTAGCTTGTGGAATGTTGACAGGCATGGAAGTTAAATTGCATTATCAACAATTCTATTTCCGTCATCTCAACTTGAGAGGCATTTTCTTGGGACCGATGAATGAATTCGTAGAATTTGTGGAGATGAAAAATCAAGGTCAAATCAAATCGCACATTCATCAAGTCATTGATTTGAAAGATGCTGCCGATGCTCATCGCCTATTGGAAAGCGGGAATTACGTCGGAAAAATTGTATTGAAAATTTCATAA
- a CDS encoding adenylate kinase, with the protein MFNLAKSSWNNYRKIMLNVALFGPPGAGKGTQSEFLIKTYNLFYISTGDLLRKEIAKKSKFGLEAQSTIAAGGLVSDEIIVQIIEKTITDNPDSNGFLFDGFPRTYIQAYILEGLMLKLNTSLDCLICLDVPEEESVKRLLNRGKSSGRSDDNETVIRNRLKEYEQKTLPVLQFYKEKEIYIGVDGTQSIEDVNTQITETIKQILSKKLLNIVLFGYPGCGRGSQGKALAAHFGLEYVATGAMLDEEIKIGSDVGIKIKELYDSGQLVPDEIVVPLMEKKLSNSKDAKGFIFKGFPRTLVQSYILDGLLRKHGSSISKIIEIEVPTLELISRLDARSKTDKSMPYDSSTAKIVKRLQEHETKTVPVIEKYNQLHGVTKINGMGDFDEVFQRLAFEIENGFKNIR; encoded by the coding sequence ATGTTTAATTTAGCTAAAAGTAGTTGGAATAATTATAGAAAGATTATGCTGAACGTCGCATTATTTGGTCCTCCCGGTGCCGGTAAAGGTACTCAATCTGAGTTTTTAATCAAAACGTACAATCTCTTTTACATTTCTACAGGCGATTTGCTCCGTAAGGAGATTGCTAAAAAGAGTAAATTCGGACTCGAAGCTCAAAGCACTATCGCTGCTGGTGGCTTGGTTTCGGACGAAATCATTGTTCAAATAATCGAAAAAACTATCACAGATAACCCTGATTCCAACGGCTTTCTGTTCGATGGATTCCCAAGAACCTATATTCAAGCCTATATTCTCGAAGGGTTGATGCTTAAATTGAATACTTCGCTTGATTGCTTGATTTGCTTAGATGTCCCCGAGGAAGAATCTGTCAAAAGGTTGCTTAATCGAGGAAAAAGCTCCGGTCGCTCTGACGATAACGAAACAGTTATTCGCAACCGTTTAAAAGAATATGAACAAAAAACTCTTCCGGTTCTGCAATTTTACAAGGAGAAAGAGATTTATATCGGTGTTGATGGTACTCAATCAATCGAGGATGTAAATACACAAATCACAGAGACCATCAAACAAATACTAAGTAAGAAATTGCTAAACATCGTTTTATTCGGCTATCCCGGTTGTGGGAGAGGTTCACAGGGTAAAGCATTGGCAGCTCACTTCGGATTGGAATACGTAGCCACAGGAGCTATGCTCGATGAAGAAATCAAAATCGGCAGCGATGTAGGTATCAAAATCAAGGAACTATATGATAGTGGTCAACTCGTGCCCGATGAAATCGTAGTGCCATTGATGGAGAAAAAATTATCCAATTCTAAAGATGCCAAGGGATTTATATTCAAAGGATTTCCGCGAACTTTGGTGCAATCATATATTCTCGATGGATTGCTCCGCAAACACGGCTCTTCGATTTCGAAAATTATCGAAATTGAAGTCCCCACTCTCGAGCTCATCAGCCGATTGGACGCACGGAGCAAAACCGATAAGAGTATGCCATATGATTCGAGTACGGCAAAAATCGTAAAGCGTTTGCAAGAACACGAAACCAAGACTGTTCCGGTAATCGAAAAGTATAATCAGTTGCACGGCGTAACCAAAATTAACGGCATGGGCGATTTCGATGAAGTTTTCCAACGCCTTGCTTTCGAAATCGAAAACGGCTTCAAAAATATTCGTTGA
- the tsaB gene encoding tRNA (adenosine(37)-N6)-threonylcarbamoyltransferase complex dimerization subunit type 1 TsaB has translation MKNNEVILTLETSQRTLSVALSFGNDVIAEYSCYSSNAHDKLLALYAQRLIIDHLRGDFSKLNYVALSAGPGSFTGLRIGAAFAKGLCFGSEIKILAVPTLQAIALEAKSHLKSEHKRLISVLPSHKEQVYFQLFDLDSNPLGDIEFENYEIFQNIISEGDFICGIIPEELNLSATSIFPNSKIICNYALQMIANEEFAEIETFEPIYVSEFIPKTATKKLNI, from the coding sequence ATGAAAAATAATGAAGTAATATTGACTCTCGAAACCTCCCAGAGAACGCTTTCCGTGGCATTATCATTCGGAAATGATGTAATTGCCGAGTATAGCTGCTATTCATCGAATGCACATGACAAATTGCTCGCACTCTATGCCCAAAGGCTAATAATCGACCATCTAAGGGGTGATTTTTCAAAGCTGAATTATGTAGCTTTGTCAGCGGGTCCGGGTTCATTCACAGGATTGCGGATTGGGGCAGCATTTGCAAAAGGGCTTTGTTTCGGCTCGGAGATTAAAATTCTCGCAGTGCCAACCTTGCAAGCCATTGCTCTCGAAGCTAAATCACATTTAAAAAGCGAGCACAAACGTTTAATCAGCGTGCTTCCTTCGCACAAAGAGCAGGTATATTTTCAACTTTTTGATTTAGATTCAAACCCTTTGGGCGATATTGAGTTCGAAAATTACGAAATTTTCCAAAATATTATTTCTGAGGGTGATTTCATCTGTGGGATTATTCCCGAAGAATTGAATTTATCGGCAACGAGCATTTTCCCAAATTCGAAAATAATCTGCAATTATGCACTACAAATGATTGCCAATGAAGAATTTGCCGAAATAGAAACATTCGAACCGATTTATGTCAGCGAATTCATACCCAAAACAGCCACTAAAAAATTGAATATTTGA
- a CDS encoding MgtC/SapB family protein, producing MEVWEYTLRIGIAFFLGGMIGFERQYRQKSAGLRTNTLVAIGSAAFVMLSHALTGDTGDPSRVAGQIVTGIGFLGAGVIIREGANVQGLNTAATIWCSAAVGALVGAGLYTYGIITAFAVVLTLIILRPLANYLSRRKDKHTNEDYLDSHYSMKISCHIEAESQIRPMIIEAISENDLQLQSLRSTRDEQSGNVRFEAQIISEGRNNKHIENFAKRIGSDRNVSEIEWLLLKTNFN from the coding sequence ATGGAAGTGTGGGAATATACTTTGCGAATTGGGATTGCATTCTTCCTCGGTGGAATGATTGGATTCGAGCGGCAGTATAGGCAAAAAAGTGCCGGACTGAGAACCAACACATTGGTTGCGATTGGTTCTGCAGCTTTTGTAATGCTGTCGCATGCTTTGACAGGCGATACCGGCGACCCTTCTCGAGTGGCAGGGCAAATCGTAACAGGTATCGGCTTTCTGGGAGCAGGTGTAATTATTCGCGAAGGTGCAAACGTTCAAGGGCTTAATACCGCTGCGACTATATGGTGCTCGGCAGCAGTTGGCGCTTTGGTAGGTGCAGGATTGTACACATATGGAATTATTACAGCTTTCGCTGTGGTTTTAACGCTGATAATCTTGCGTCCCTTGGCGAACTATTTAAGTCGTCGAAAAGATAAACATACGAATGAAGATTATCTCGATTCGCATTATTCAATGAAAATCAGTTGCCATATTGAAGCTGAATCGCAAATCAGACCAATGATAATAGAGGCGATTTCCGAAAATGATTTGCAATTGCAATCGCTCAGAAGCACGCGTGATGAACAATCGGGGAATGTTAGATTTGAGGCTCAGATAATTTCTGAAGGGCGAAACAATAAGCATATTGAAAATTTTGCCAAGCGAATTGGCTCTGACAGGAATGTATCGGAGATTGAGTGGTTGCTATTGAAAACAAATTTTAATTGA
- the speA gene encoding biosynthetic arginine decarboxylase, producing MRKWKIEDSTELYNIQGWGVNYFKINDKGNACVVPKDGVEVDLKAVIDELQLRDVSTPVLLRFPDILHHRIATINNCFKVATNEYDYKGESFVIYPIKVNQMRPVVEEIIKHGEEFNIGLEAGSKPELHAVLAIQDNPNALVICNGYKDEDFIELALLAKKMGKNVYLVVEKLNELKLILNIAKKLNVSPNIGIRIKLATSGSGKWESSGGDRSKFGLNASELVEATTLLQDAGMTHALRLIHFHLGSQITKIGKIKVALREAAQFYVQLRNMGFAVQFVDIGGGLGVDYDGSRSSNLSSINYTIQEYVNDAVFNIVDVCEKNELPHPNIITESGRSITAHHSVLVFDVLETTSLPVWDDSYKISEDDDELVKELYDIYTNLTKNRMLEAWHDALQIREESLDRFSLGMLDLRTRALIEMLYWSVAREIHDVAQNMKHSYEEIKLLSRQMADKYFCNFSLFQSLPDSWAIDQIFPIMPIHRLNEKPTNYATLQDITCDSDGKIDHFIGTGEYSYNLQVHPLKKNESYYIGVFLVGAYQEILGDLHNLFGDTNAVHIAIENNKYVIKQVIDGETVEEVLDYVQYNSKKLVRTMESWVTTAVKEGKITAAEGKEFLAIYRSGLYGYTYLE from the coding sequence ATGCGCAAATGGAAAATCGAAGACTCTACCGAGCTTTATAATATCCAAGGTTGGGGAGTCAATTATTTTAAAATCAACGACAAAGGTAATGCGTGCGTTGTGCCCAAAGATGGTGTAGAAGTTGACTTGAAAGCCGTTATTGATGAATTGCAGCTTCGCGACGTCTCCACACCGGTATTGCTCAGATTTCCGGATATTTTGCACCACAGAATAGCAACTATTAACAATTGCTTCAAAGTGGCGACAAATGAATATGATTACAAAGGCGAAAGCTTTGTGATTTATCCTATAAAAGTGAATCAGATGCGTCCGGTTGTAGAGGAAATCATCAAACATGGCGAAGAATTCAATATCGGTCTCGAAGCAGGGTCAAAACCCGAATTGCACGCTGTTTTGGCTATTCAGGACAACCCGAATGCACTTGTAATTTGCAATGGCTACAAAGATGAAGATTTCATCGAATTGGCTCTGTTAGCAAAGAAAATGGGCAAAAACGTTTATCTTGTTGTCGAAAAGTTGAATGAATTGAAATTGATTTTGAATATTGCGAAGAAATTGAATGTTTCTCCAAATATTGGAATAAGAATTAAACTTGCAACATCAGGTAGCGGCAAATGGGAAAGCTCCGGTGGCGATAGAAGCAAATTCGGACTTAACGCAAGTGAACTTGTCGAAGCAACTACTTTGCTCCAAGATGCCGGTATGACCCACGCTTTGAGATTGATTCATTTCCACCTTGGCAGCCAAATCACAAAAATCGGCAAAATCAAAGTAGCACTTCGCGAAGCAGCACAATTTTATGTACAATTACGCAATATGGGCTTCGCGGTGCAATTTGTTGATATCGGCGGCGGGCTCGGTGTGGATTACGATGGCTCTCGCTCTTCAAATTTGAGCAGTATCAACTATACAATCCAAGAATATGTAAATGATGCCGTTTTTAACATCGTTGATGTTTGCGAAAAAAACGAGCTTCCTCATCCGAATATCATTACGGAATCGGGACGCTCGATTACTGCACATCATTCGGTTCTCGTATTTGATGTGCTTGAAACGACTTCCTTGCCTGTTTGGGATGATTCCTACAAAATTTCCGAAGATGATGATGAATTGGTAAAAGAATTATACGATATTTATACAAATCTCACAAAAAATAGAATGCTCGAAGCTTGGCATGATGCTCTTCAAATTCGTGAAGAATCATTAGACCGCTTTTCGCTCGGGATGCTTGATTTGAGAACGCGCGCTTTGATTGAAATGCTTTATTGGTCTGTAGCTCGAGAAATTCATGACGTTGCTCAAAATATGAAACATTCGTATGAAGAGATTAAGCTATTATCCAGACAAATGGCGGACAAGTATTTCTGCAATTTCTCGCTTTTCCAGTCGCTGCCGGATTCATGGGCGATTGACCAAATATTTCCGATTATGCCGATTCACAGATTGAACGAGAAACCAACAAATTATGCCACTTTGCAAGATATAACTTGCGATAGCGATGGCAAAATTGACCATTTTATTGGCACCGGAGAGTATTCTTACAATTTGCAGGTTCATCCGCTTAAAAAGAACGAATCGTATTACATTGGAGTATTTCTCGTTGGAGCTTATCAAGAGATTCTCGGTGATTTGCATAATTTGTTCGGCGATACCAATGCAGTTCATATTGCTATCGAAAATAACAAATATGTAATCAAGCAAGTGATTGACGGAGAAACTGTAGAGGAAGTATTGGATTATGTTCAGTATAATTCCAAAAAATTAGTCCGTACTATGGAATCGTGGGTTACTACTGCAGTCAAAGAAGGGAAAATTACTGCTGCCGAAGGGAAGGAATTTTTGGCGATTTATCGCTCGGGATTGTACGGCTACACTTATTTGGAATAG
- a CDS encoding T9SS type A sorting domain-containing protein, giving the protein MVFIATVQALSAQSIVVKRTDVDSSRYGFVTASYTFGMDIYLKDLPKSNGVALQLNFNQSDVVKFSQWLPGDFGKPQVIPMLNQDGTSNLIIAVGLGNTTIPDSIAEPKIVHLEFVVLQNAANASSLNFTFIQPVATTIVNDVREIISINAEPIEYTIHGFINVWPGDTDNNGIVNHLDYANVTKFIGLGSATKNMKSFKRKSGSAIWAAHRVLTWDNAEVTYADCDGNGDITITDMLIVSYNMGKDTLNSSVKKDADDLQEDFPSPEVFDAPDYVKVPLLINPELDFITAVSTFNLSEILKTHEFIGVEVGNTFSEKPFVYYVLDENSKLHLAAGSYLKEHSQGNSSILCNLVLRNKAGNNLNVPGVNPNMLRAITNDGYIFDLNFSVSDVNDANNPELQLSINGDLMEINAPFDILSVEIIDIFGQIVRTESVTGMSYTMHLSNLSSGLYLARINYNFGHNSEVHKFLISR; this is encoded by the coding sequence TTGGTATTTATTGCAACTGTGCAAGCACTATCGGCTCAAAGCATTGTAGTCAAGCGGACAGATGTGGATTCGAGTCGTTACGGTTTTGTGACGGCGAGCTATACTTTTGGTATGGACATCTATCTTAAAGATTTGCCAAAATCTAACGGTGTTGCATTACAGTTGAATTTTAACCAAAGTGATGTTGTAAAATTTTCACAATGGCTACCCGGAGATTTCGGCAAACCACAAGTGATTCCAATGCTAAATCAAGATGGTACTTCAAATTTGATTATCGCCGTGGGTTTGGGCAATACTACTATCCCTGACAGCATCGCAGAACCAAAGATAGTGCATCTCGAATTTGTTGTGCTCCAAAACGCAGCTAATGCTTCATCGCTGAATTTCACTTTTATTCAACCGGTTGCTACGACGATTGTAAATGACGTTCGCGAGATAATTTCAATAAACGCTGAGCCGATTGAATATACAATTCACGGTTTTATCAATGTTTGGCCCGGCGACACCGACAATAATGGTATTGTGAATCATTTAGATTATGCTAACGTTACAAAGTTTATTGGACTCGGCTCTGCAACAAAAAATATGAAAAGTTTCAAACGCAAGTCAGGCAGTGCTATTTGGGCTGCTCATAGAGTTTTGACTTGGGACAATGCCGAAGTTACTTACGCTGATTGCGACGGCAACGGCGATATCACCATCACCGACATGCTAATCGTCTCGTATAATATGGGCAAAGACACCTTAAATAGCTCAGTTAAGAAAGATGCTGATGATTTGCAAGAAGATTTCCCCTCGCCTGAAGTTTTCGATGCACCTGATTATGTAAAAGTTCCTTTACTTATAAATCCCGAATTAGACTTTATAACTGCAGTTTCAACTTTCAATTTATCAGAAATCTTGAAAACGCATGAATTCATCGGTGTAGAAGTAGGCAATACTTTCTCTGAAAAACCTTTTGTTTACTACGTTCTTGATGAAAATAGTAAATTGCATTTAGCGGCAGGCTCATATTTGAAGGAGCATTCGCAAGGCAATTCTTCTATTCTTTGCAATTTAGTTCTACGCAATAAAGCCGGAAACAATCTGAATGTACCGGGTGTAAATCCAAATATGCTCAGAGCAATCACAAATGATGGTTATATTTTCGATTTGAATTTTTCAGTATCGGATGTCAACGACGCAAATAATCCGGAGCTCCAACTATCAATCAACGGTGATTTGATGGAAATCAACGCTCCTTTTGATATTTTGTCTGTAGAAATCATTGATATTTTCGGGCAAATAGTCAGAACCGAATCTGTGACCGGAATGTCGTACACGATGCATTTATCAAATTTATCAAGTGGATTGTATTTGGCAAGAATCAACTACAATTTCGGGCACAATTCCGAGGTACACAAATTTTTAATCAGTCGCTGA
- a CDS encoding cation acetate symporter: protein MYYEASGWSVILFVGIVLVVLLISYHFGRKTKTSDGYYAAGGNIHWSVNGIAFAGDYLSAASFLGICGMIAVSGYDGFLYSIGYLAGWIVALFLVAEPMKKLGKYTFTDALDAKFDSKGIKLVAAISTLMVSIFYLIPQMVGAGSLITPLLGMPHWVGVVLVGTIVTIIVATAGMASTTYVQFMKGGMLIVFSIALVFLIFSRGISTEPDQGGDVPFRGFTTIKTLSLEPYGVVLEDSTYKLIREYTDEKTKLRFLKLEKDGEVTIWRVNEADSLIDETLYVLNKSDGTTLYNGAPKEEKKFYQVGHMSDLGDEEETRTGTLDVFSFIEKIKKGTVVRWSKHVLMDGNDKLSIYYQNPTPGSEVLKPGQKFKVDAEKGATLTNQIDFISLMIALFFGTAALPHILIRYYTVSSPSAARKSTIVAISVIGLFYVLTLYMGLGAMVNGVIDLTNDNMSAPLLAKSFGVLIFSIISALAFATILGTVSGLIVASAGAVAHDLMDKFRNKNLTDKKKVIYGKFASIVVGAIAIGFGILFKEMNVSYLVGWAFAIAASANLPAILMVLFWKKTTAQGVIASVLIGLVSALGLILLSQETYNNVYGLVGVHAPVQINNPAIFSVPLSFISLVVVSLLTQKNRKNGINAINDNDNNDGGNGKNKKFAYNSK from the coding sequence ATGTATTACGAAGCATCGGGTTGGTCAGTAATCTTATTTGTTGGTATTGTTCTTGTCGTACTGTTGATTTCATATCACTTTGGCAGAAAGACCAAAACTTCTGACGGATATTATGCAGCAGGTGGCAATATACATTGGTCTGTAAATGGAATCGCATTTGCAGGTGATTATCTCTCTGCAGCGTCATTCCTTGGTATTTGTGGCATGATTGCAGTATCCGGCTATGACGGATTTCTTTATTCTATCGGCTATCTCGCAGGGTGGATTGTGGCGCTATTTCTTGTTGCCGAACCAATGAAAAAGCTCGGTAAATATACTTTTACAGATGCTTTGGATGCAAAATTTGATTCAAAAGGGATTAAATTAGTAGCAGCAATCAGTACGCTGATGGTATCAATATTTTATTTGATTCCACAAATGGTCGGGGCAGGTTCGCTAATTACGCCTTTGCTGGGTATGCCACACTGGGTAGGTGTTGTTTTAGTTGGGACAATTGTAACAATAATTGTGGCAACGGCAGGTATGGCTTCTACAACATACGTCCAATTTATGAAAGGTGGTATGTTGATAGTCTTTTCGATTGCACTTGTATTTTTGATTTTTTCTCGAGGTATTTCAACGGAGCCGGACCAAGGTGGTGATGTGCCTTTCCGCGGATTTACAACTATCAAAACTCTTTCTTTGGAGCCATATGGTGTAGTGCTCGAAGATTCGACATATAAACTAATAAGGGAATACACTGACGAAAAAACTAAATTAAGGTTCTTAAAGTTAGAAAAAGACGGTGAAGTTACGATTTGGAGAGTAAACGAAGCGGATTCTTTGATTGATGAAACTTTGTACGTATTGAACAAAAGTGACGGTACTACTCTTTACAACGGTGCTCCAAAAGAAGAGAAAAAGTTCTATCAAGTTGGACATATGAGCGACCTTGGTGATGAAGAGGAAACTCGTACAGGAACTTTAGATGTGTTTTCATTTATCGAAAAAATCAAAAAAGGAACTGTAGTCAGATGGAGCAAACACGTTTTAATGGATGGTAACGATAAATTATCAATTTATTACCAAAATCCTACTCCCGGAAGCGAAGTGCTCAAACCCGGACAAAAATTCAAAGTTGATGCCGAAAAAGGTGCTACTTTGACAAACCAAATTGATTTCATTTCGCTTATGATTGCATTGTTTTTCGGCACAGCGGCTCTACCACATATTCTTATCAGGTATTATACTGTTTCGAGTCCTTCGGCAGCCAGAAAATCTACGATTGTTGCAATCAGTGTCATCGGTTTGTTCTACGTTCTGACTCTTTACATGGGATTGGGAGCCATGGTCAACGGCGTAATTGACTTGACAAATGACAATATGTCGGCACCACTGTTGGCTAAGTCATTTGGGGTACTAATTTTCTCTATCATATCAGCTTTAGCTTTCGCGACGATATTAGGAACAGTCAGCGGGCTGATTGTTGCTTCTGCCGGTGCAGTAGCACACGATTTGATGGATAAATTCCGAAATAAAAATTTGACAGATAAAAAGAAAGTGATTTACGGTAAATTTGCTTCAATAGTTGTGGGAGCCATAGCAATAGGCTTTGGCATATTATTCAAGGAAATGAATGTGTCATATCTTGTGGGTTGGGCATTTGCCATTGCAGCATCTGCAAATCTTCCTGCAATCTTGATGGTTTTATTCTGGAAGAAAACTACTGCACAAGGCGTAATTGCATCTGTGCTAATTGGCTTAGTTTCGGCATTGGGGCTCATATTACTTTCGCAGGAAACCTACAACAACGTATATGGATTGGTCGGCGTTCATGCTCCGGTACAAATTAATAACCCGGCGATTTTCTCCGTTCCTCTTAGTTTCATATCCTTGGTTGTAGTTTCTCTTCTGACTCAAAAAAACAGAAAGAACGGCATTAACGCAATAAATGATAATGACAATAATGATGGTGGCAATGGTAAAAACAAAAAATTTGCCTATAATTCCAAATAA
- a CDS encoding DUF485 domain-containing protein: MHGPSTDWKKDYSSPLKELFGKWFFILYSIVYASFIIISVVSPSLMATDVGSINVAIAYGFLLIIIAIVLAFAYNHFCTRAEEMMQPEDEEEVI; this comes from the coding sequence ATGCACGGACCCTCTACCGATTGGAAGAAGGACTACTCTTCGCCATTGAAAGAGCTTTTCGGCAAATGGTTCTTTATATTATATTCCATAGTTTACGCAAGCTTTATTATAATCAGCGTTGTTAGCCCCAGTTTGATGGCAACTGATGTTGGTAGTATAAATGTGGCTATAGCTTATGGTTTTTTACTGATTATAATTGCTATCGTTTTGGCATTTGCATATAATCACTTTTGCACGCGTGCAGAAGAAATGATGCAACCCGAAGACGAAGAGGAGGTAATATAG